In Gemmatimonadota bacterium, the DNA window GGACCCCCGTCGCGGCACCATCTTCAGCGGAAGGCTCCGGTGGCGATCGAGATCAGGAAGAGTTTCTCCGTGGGCGCGCCACCGGCCGAGGTCTGGGCTTTCCTGACGGACCCGCACGCCGTGGCGCCGTGCCTCCCCGGCGCCTCCATCACGGACCGGATCGACGACGTCACACACGGAGGCCTGATGAAGATCAAGGTCGGCCCCGTGACCGCGAACTACAAAGGCAAGATCCGCTTCGATCGGCTCGACCGGGACGCGCTCGTCGCCGAGATCGTCGCTTCGGGGCAGGAGACCAAGGGGAAGGGCGGCGCGGAGATGCGGATGACCAGCGCTCTCGCGGCCAACGCCGCCGGCGGCACCGACGTGGACGTGACCGCCGCGGTCAACGTCAGCGGCATCCTGGCGCAGTTCGGGCGCGGCATGATAGAAGACATCAGCGACCACATGTTCGGGCAGTTCGTGGACTGCGCGGCGGCGAGGCTCGGGCCGGGGGCAGACGCGGGGGCGTACACCGAGGCGCCCGAGGAAATCAACGCGTTGAAGGTGGGGGCCGCGGCCGGCAAAAGGGCCATCGGCAGGGCGGTCCGAAAGATCACAAGACGAGGGGACGGGACGGACGAGGCGGAAGCAGACCGGGAAGATTCGAAGGAGGGGACCGAATGATTCCAGCGGCGTTCGACTACCACGCGCCAGCCACGCTAGAGGAAGCCATCGCGCTGCTCGGCTCCTTGGGCGAGGAAGCGAAAATCCTGTCGGGCGGCCAGAGCCTGCTGCCGCTCCTCAAGCTGCGCCTGGGAGAGGTGAGCGACCTCGTGGACATCGGCCGAATCGAGGGGCTCGAGTACGTCCGCGAGGAGGGCGACCGGCTCCTCATCGGCGGCCGCACGACGGAGACGGCGCTGGAGCGCAGCGACGTGCTCCGCGACCGCTACCCGATCCTGCTGGATACGGCGCGCGTCATCGCCGACCCCCTGGTGCGCAACCGGGCCACGGTGGGCGGCAATCTGGCCCACGGCGATCCGGCCAACGACCATCCGGCGACCATGCTTGCGCTGGACGCCGAGGTGGTCGCGACGGGTGCCGCCGGGGAGCGCGTGATCGCGGTCCGCGAGTTCTTCACCGGCTTCTTCGGCACGGCCTTGAGCACGGGCGAGATCCTCACCGAGATCCGCGTTCCGATTCACCAGAGCGGAGACGGGGGAGCCTACCTCAAGCTGGAGCGCAAGGTCGGCGACTTCGCCGCCGCGGGCGCCGCCGTACAGCTCCGCCTCGGCTCTGACGGCACGGTGACCTCGGCCGGCATCGGGCTCACCAACGCCGGCAACAAGCCGGTCTTCGCCGGGGAAGCGGGCTCGTTCCTGGTCGGGCAGACGCCGAGCGACGACGCCATCGCGGAGGCGGCCCGCCTCGCTTCCACCGCCGCGTCGCCGTCCGCCGATCGGCGCGGCTCCGTGGAGTACAAGACCACCATGGCCCGCGTCCTCGCCGAACGAGCGATACGGACCGCTCTCGAGCGAGCGGGGGGAAACTGACATGGCCGAGCACCAAATCAGCGTCACGGTGAACGGGGTGGAGAAGGCCGGAGAGGTCGTCTCCCGCACCCTGCTCGTCCACTGGATCCGCGACGAGCTGGGGATGACGGGCACGCACATCGGCTGCGACACCACCCACTGCGGAGCGTGCACCGTTCTGGTCGACGGCGTGCCCACCAAGTCGTGCACCGTCCTGGCGGTGCAGGCCGACGGGCACGAAGTGCAGACCGTCGAGGGGCTCGAAACCGCCGACGGGCTGCACCCCGTCCAGGAGGGCTTCTGGGAGAAGCACGGGCTGCAGTGCGGCTACTGCACGCCGGGCATGATGATGACGGCCGTCGCGCTGCTGAAGGAGAACCCGAATCCGAGCGAGGCCGACATCCGGCTCGCCATCTCCGGCAACCTGTGCCGGTGCACGGGCTACGTGAACATAGTCGAGTCCATCCGCCACGCGGCGGCGCAGCTGAACGGGGGGGCATGATGGCACCGAAGACTTCCGCCGCCGTCTGCGGCATGGGTCATTCGATGAAGCGCAAGGAAGACCCCCGCTTCATCCGCGGCCAGGGACACTACGTCGACGACGTACAGCTCCCCGGCATGCTCTACATGGACATCGTCCGGAGCCCGTTCGCGCACGCCAAGATTCTGTCGATCGACAGCTCCGAGGCGCTGAAGATCCCCGGCGTTCTGGCCGTGATCACGGGCGAAACGCTCGAGCAGTACAACCTGCATTGGATGCCGACCCTCATGTCGGACACGCAGATGGTGCTGCCGACGGACCGCGTCATGTATCAGGCGCAGGAGGTCGCGGCGGTCATCGCCACCGACCGCTACGCCGCCGCTGACGGGGTGGAGGCGGTGCAGGTGGAGTACGAGCCGCTGACGCCGCTGGTAGATCCGTTCAAGGCGCTGGAGCCGGACGCGCCCGTGCTGCGCACGGACAAGGAGGGCAAGACCGACAACCACATCTTCCACTGGGAAGCGGGGGATCGCGAGGCCACGGAGAAGACGCTGGCCGAATCCGACGTGGTGGTGAAGGAGGACATCTACATCCCGCGGATCCACGTGGCGTCGATCGAGACCTGCGGCTGCGTGGCCGACTACAACAAGGCGACGAACCAGCTCACCGTCCATCTGACCACGCAGGCGCCGCACGCGGTGCGCACCGTGCTCGCGCTCGTCGCCGGACACGTCGGCCTGTCCGAAGAGCGGATCCGGGTCATCGCGCCCGACATCGGCGGCGGATTCGGGGGCAAGGTGCCCGTGTATCCGGGCTACGTGATCGCCATCGCCGCTTCGGTGGTGATCGGCAAGCCGATCAAGTGGGTCGAGGACCGGATGGAGAACCTCCAGGCCGACTCGTTCGCGCGCGACTACCACATGACGGTCGAGCTCGGCGCCAAGGACGACGGCGAGTTCACCGGCCTGCGCATCAAGACGCTGGCCGATCACGGCTACACCGACGCCGCCGCCCAGCCCTCCAAATGGCGGGCCGGCCTGTTTTCGATCTGCACGGGCTCCTACGACCTGAAGCAGGCGTTCGCCGAGGTGGACGGAGCGTACACGAACAAGCCCCCGGGCGGCATCGCCTACCGGTGCTCCTTCCGCGTGACCGAGGCGGTGCACGCGATCGAGCGCATCGTGGACGTGATGGCCCAGGAGCTGGGCCGCGACCCGGCCGAGCTACGCGAGCAGAACTTCATCCGCAAGGACCAGTTTCCCTACCAGTCGATCCTCGGCTGGGAATACGATTCGGGGGACTACCACGCCGCGTTGGCCAAGGCCAAGCACGAGATCGGCTACGACGCGCTGCGTAAGGAGCAAGCC includes these proteins:
- a CDS encoding aerobic carbon-monoxide dehydrogenase large subunit; the protein is MMAPKTSAAVCGMGHSMKRKEDPRFIRGQGHYVDDVQLPGMLYMDIVRSPFAHAKILSIDSSEALKIPGVLAVITGETLEQYNLHWMPTLMSDTQMVLPTDRVMYQAQEVAAVIATDRYAAADGVEAVQVEYEPLTPLVDPFKALEPDAPVLRTDKEGKTDNHIFHWEAGDREATEKTLAESDVVVKEDIYIPRIHVASIETCGCVADYNKATNQLTVHLTTQAPHAVRTVLALVAGHVGLSEERIRVIAPDIGGGFGGKVPVYPGYVIAIAASVVIGKPIKWVEDRMENLQADSFARDYHMTVELGAKDDGEFTGLRIKTLADHGYTDAAAQPSKWRAGLFSICTGSYDLKQAFAEVDGAYTNKPPGGIAYRCSFRVTEAVHAIERIVDVMAQELGRDPAELREQNFIRKDQFPYQSILGWEYDSGDYHAALAKAKHEIGYDALRKEQAEKRERGELMGIGISSFTEVVGAGPSKDFDILGIKMFDSAEIRIHPTGKAIARFGTKSQGQGHETTYAQIVAEELGLPAEHVQVEEGDTDTAPYGLGTYASRSTPTAGAAAAMAARKIRDKAKKIAAHLLEVSEEDLEWEIGKFSVKGAPQKSVTIQDIAFAAYTNHPQGLEAGLEAVHYYDPPNLTFPFGSYICVVDIDRGTGEVHVRRFVAVDDCGNIINPMIVRGQIHGGLTMGLAPALMEEISYDENGNIHGGSFMDYLVPTAMETPHWETFHTVTPSPHHPLGAKGVGESATVGAPPAIANAVVDALAHLGVRHMDIPITPDKVWSILNDNGVAL
- a CDS encoding SRPBCC family protein, with the translated sequence MAIEIRKSFSVGAPPAEVWAFLTDPHAVAPCLPGASITDRIDDVTHGGLMKIKVGPVTANYKGKIRFDRLDRDALVAEIVASGQETKGKGGAEMRMTSALAANAAGGTDVDVTAAVNVSGILAQFGRGMIEDISDHMFGQFVDCAAARLGPGADAGAYTEAPEEINALKVGAAAGKRAIGRAVRKITRRGDGTDEAEADREDSKEGTE
- a CDS encoding xanthine dehydrogenase family protein subunit M; translation: MIPAAFDYHAPATLEEAIALLGSLGEEAKILSGGQSLLPLLKLRLGEVSDLVDIGRIEGLEYVREEGDRLLIGGRTTETALERSDVLRDRYPILLDTARVIADPLVRNRATVGGNLAHGDPANDHPATMLALDAEVVATGAAGERVIAVREFFTGFFGTALSTGEILTEIRVPIHQSGDGGAYLKLERKVGDFAAAGAAVQLRLGSDGTVTSAGIGLTNAGNKPVFAGEAGSFLVGQTPSDDAIAEAARLASTAASPSADRRGSVEYKTTMARVLAERAIRTALERAGGN
- a CDS encoding (2Fe-2S)-binding protein is translated as MAEHQISVTVNGVEKAGEVVSRTLLVHWIRDELGMTGTHIGCDTTHCGACTVLVDGVPTKSCTVLAVQADGHEVQTVEGLETADGLHPVQEGFWEKHGLQCGYCTPGMMMTAVALLKENPNPSEADIRLAISGNLCRCTGYVNIVESIRHAAAQLNGGA